From Serinicoccus profundi, the proteins below share one genomic window:
- a CDS encoding PaaX family transcriptional regulator C-terminal domain-containing protein has protein sequence MGHTVTVHARSAVVDLFGDHLRRRGWWAPVSALLALTATVDVAGPATRTAISRLVAQGWLEARSESGVRGYAASARARQRWERAHDRVYATAPPAWDGQWHMVHVDSGGDRRRREQVTRTLTYLGYGRLGSGGWVSPRPSPELEPSLAPLGVGWVAVHGALTPAQHAAGLADRVWDLGGLAQEHRRFAAGLAPPSGVTGLGPERAYRERTILVHEWRRFLFRDPDLPPEVLPHDWPGHQARRHFLALAAALAPAADRHVDDVLDAASR, from the coding sequence GTGGGGCACACTGTCACCGTGCACGCCCGCTCCGCCGTCGTCGATCTTTTCGGCGACCACCTGCGGCGACGTGGCTGGTGGGCCCCGGTGTCGGCGCTGCTCGCCCTCACCGCGACGGTCGACGTGGCGGGCCCGGCGACCCGCACCGCGATCTCCCGGCTCGTGGCCCAGGGGTGGCTCGAGGCGCGCTCTGAGTCGGGGGTGCGGGGGTATGCCGCGAGCGCGCGGGCGCGCCAGCGCTGGGAGCGGGCGCACGACCGTGTCTACGCCACCGCACCGCCCGCCTGGGACGGACAGTGGCACATGGTGCACGTCGACTCCGGGGGCGACCGTCGCCGTCGCGAACAGGTGACCCGGACCCTGACCTACCTCGGGTACGGCCGGCTGGGGTCCGGCGGCTGGGTCAGTCCCCGCCCCAGCCCAGAGCTCGAGCCCTCGCTCGCCCCCCTCGGGGTGGGCTGGGTGGCGGTGCACGGCGCCCTGACCCCCGCGCAGCACGCGGCCGGGCTGGCCGACCGCGTGTGGGACCTGGGCGGCCTCGCGCAGGAGCACCGGCGTTTCGCCGCAGGTCTCGCTCCCCCCTCAGGGGTGACTGGCCTCGGCCCCGAGCGCGCCTACCGCGAGCGCACGATCCTCGTCCACGAGTGGCGACGCTTCCTCTTCCGGGACCCCGACCTGCCGCCAGAGGTGCTCCCCCACGACTGGCCCGGCCACCAGGCCCGTCGCCACTTCCTGGCCCTGGCGGCCGCGCTGGCCCCGGCCGCCGACCGCCACGTCGATGACGTGCTCGACGCGGCGAGCCGATAG
- a CDS encoding TIGR00730 family Rossman fold protein has translation MTRRDYHKGPVTLRGTQVPQTTTDQRLLDDAGPADWVHSDPWRVMRIQAEFVEGFGALAEIGPAVAVFGSARTPVDHPYYALGERVGRALVEAGYAVITGGGPGAMEAANKGASAAGGTSVGLGIELPFETGLNDFVDLGVNFRYFFVRKTMFVKYSEGFVVLPGGVGTLDELFEAVTLIQTGKVTNFPIVLVGRDYWAPLLDWLEATLLAEGMISPGDLDLLQVTDDVDEVVRWVTTRRQRRPAPERRDV, from the coding sequence GTGACCCGCCGTGACTACCACAAGGGACCGGTGACCCTCCGGGGCACGCAGGTCCCGCAGACCACGACCGACCAACGGCTCCTGGACGACGCCGGCCCCGCCGACTGGGTGCACTCCGACCCGTGGCGGGTCATGCGGATCCAGGCGGAGTTCGTCGAGGGGTTCGGCGCCCTGGCCGAGATCGGCCCGGCGGTCGCGGTCTTCGGTTCGGCGCGGACCCCGGTCGACCACCCCTACTACGCGCTCGGCGAGCGGGTCGGCCGGGCGCTCGTGGAGGCGGGGTATGCCGTCATCACCGGCGGTGGCCCGGGCGCCATGGAGGCGGCCAACAAGGGTGCGTCCGCGGCGGGCGGGACCTCGGTCGGGCTGGGCATCGAGCTTCCCTTCGAGACGGGCCTCAACGACTTCGTCGACCTGGGCGTCAACTTCCGCTACTTCTTCGTCCGCAAGACGATGTTCGTCAAGTATTCCGAGGGCTTCGTCGTGCTGCCCGGCGGGGTCGGCACGCTCGACGAGCTCTTCGAGGCCGTCACCCTCATCCAGACCGGCAAGGTGACCAACTTCCCGATCGTGCTCGTGGGGCGCGACTACTGGGCGCCGCTGCTCGACTGGTTGGAGGCGACGCTGCTCGCCGAGGGCATGATCTCCCCGGGTGACCTGGACCTTCTGCAGGTCACCGATGACGTCGACGAGGTGGTGCGCTGGGTCACGACCCGTCGCCAGCGACGCCCGGCGCCGGAGCGACGCGACGTCTGA
- a CDS encoding citrate synthase, with the protein MTDTTSTTPASLTHAGHELSLPVVPAAEGNNGLDISALLKTTGDVTLDVGFVNTASCQSEITYIDGGEGILRYRGYPIDQLAEKSTFLETSYLLIYGHLPSASELEEFDHRLRRHTLLVEDMKNFFDGFPRDAHPMSVLSSGVSAMGTFYQDSLDPHDPEAIEISTIRLMAKLPTIAAYAFRKSQGQSILYPNNDYNLVENFLWMTFGQPTEKYELDPVVAKALDQLFILHADHEQNCSTSTVRLVGSSEANLFNAISAGIHALSGPLHGGANSAVLAMLDQIKADGGDVGEFVRKVKDKEDGVKLMGFGHRVYKNYDPRAAIVKETAHEMLAKAGDNPLLELAMELEQKALEDDYFVERKLYPNVDFYTGLIYESMGFPTDMFTVLFAIGRLPGWIAQYREMINDPATKIGRPRQVYVGEGQRDYTAVDQRG; encoded by the coding sequence ATGACCGACACCACCAGCACCACCCCGGCCAGCCTGACCCATGCCGGCCACGAGCTGTCCCTGCCCGTCGTGCCGGCCGCCGAGGGCAACAACGGGCTGGACATCAGCGCCCTGCTCAAGACCACGGGTGACGTCACGCTCGACGTGGGCTTCGTCAACACCGCCTCCTGCCAGTCCGAGATCACCTACATCGACGGTGGCGAGGGGATCCTGCGCTACCGCGGCTACCCGATCGACCAGCTGGCCGAGAAGTCCACCTTCCTCGAGACGAGCTACCTGCTCATCTACGGTCACCTGCCCTCGGCCTCCGAGCTGGAGGAGTTCGACCACCGGCTGCGGCGGCACACCCTCCTCGTGGAGGACATGAAGAACTTCTTCGACGGCTTCCCGCGGGACGCCCACCCGATGTCGGTGCTCTCCTCCGGCGTCTCGGCGATGGGCACCTTCTACCAGGACAGCCTCGACCCGCACGACCCCGAGGCCATCGAGATCTCCACGATCCGGCTCATGGCCAAGCTGCCGACGATCGCGGCCTACGCCTTCCGCAAGAGCCAGGGCCAGTCGATCCTCTACCCCAACAACGACTACAACCTCGTCGAGAACTTCCTGTGGATGACCTTCGGGCAGCCCACCGAGAAGTACGAGCTGGACCCGGTCGTGGCCAAGGCTCTCGACCAGCTGTTCATCCTGCACGCCGACCACGAGCAGAACTGCTCGACCTCCACGGTCCGCCTCGTCGGCTCCTCCGAGGCCAACCTCTTCAACGCCATCTCGGCCGGCATCCACGCCCTGTCCGGGCCGTTGCACGGTGGGGCCAACAGCGCGGTCCTGGCCATGCTCGACCAGATCAAGGCCGATGGCGGTGACGTGGGCGAGTTCGTCCGCAAGGTCAAGGACAAGGAGGACGGCGTCAAGCTCATGGGCTTCGGCCACCGGGTCTACAAGAACTACGACCCGCGGGCCGCGATCGTCAAGGAGACGGCCCACGAGATGCTCGCCAAGGCCGGCGACAACCCGCTGCTGGAGCTCGCCATGGAGCTGGAGCAGAAGGCGCTGGAGGACGACTACTTCGTCGAGCGCAAGCTCTACCCCAACGTCGACTTCTACACCGGCCTCATCTACGAGTCGATGGGCTTCCCGACCGACATGTTCACCGTGCTCTTCGCGATCGGGCGCCTGCCGGGCTGGATCGCGCAGTACCGCGAGATGATCAACGACCCCGCCACCAAGATCGGCCGTCCCCGGCAGGTCTACGTCGGCGAGGGGCAGCGCGACTACACCGCGGTGGACCAGCGCGGCTGA
- a CDS encoding DUF3117 domain-containing protein: MAAMKPRTGDGPLEVTKEGRGIVLRMPLEGGGRLVVEMNAEEASALGDAIKDCVG, encoded by the coding sequence ATGGCAGCAATGAAGCCTCGCACCGGGGACGGTCCGCTGGAAGTGACCAAGGAGGGCCGCGGCATCGTCCTGCGGATGCCTCTAGAAGGCGGTGGCCGGCTCGTCGTCGAGATGAACGCCGAGGAAGCCAGTGCCCTCGGTGATGCCATCAAGGACTGCGTCGGCTGA
- a CDS encoding VanW family protein: MADATDRPGTLREEGDGRGWWAVVGRLAAALLVLGVIYVGAAFYFQDRPPAGVSVAGVEIGSLTEDEARAELTREFADRTTEPITLTLRPDGVPAEDAEQLEVVPEDAGLSLDLDRTLRGVTGLSFHPARLWDHVAGADRDLPLYGAVDRAALKAQVTRLAEDYDTEPVDGELALTADGVEVAQARDGRTLEVAPTVEELEQAWVEQVWDDEDLESRTLPAVATGQRPDLTSEEIDRFTAEVLDPALDAPVVVEATRGDGDGEREATAELARRDLLGLLSVEQSEGALSLVIDEEATLARIRQDLGRLERGPRDASVRLAGSSVEVVRGQVGYALAEDGLVDAVEAALQETGEGRTVAATIDTVRPQISNETARGWSFSEMSSFVSQFPSGPDYEARTANLRAGVTNVNGTVVMPGEQFSLGAALGEISEEAGYAEAPVIVDGQLVMGLGGGLSQISTVVFNASWFAGVQLDAHTTHTFYIPRYPAGREATLAIPYIDNLWTNDTDTPVVVRTWISGDEIHMVFLGDRRYTVRTIDGERQNITEGERREDDGEECVTQAPEDGFTIRNIRVLLQGGEEVRRDDFTTTYEPADEIVCTNPSAPGR; the protein is encoded by the coding sequence ATGGCTGACGCCACCGATCGACCAGGAACCCTCCGTGAGGAGGGCGACGGCCGCGGCTGGTGGGCCGTCGTGGGCCGGTTGGCCGCTGCGCTGCTCGTGCTCGGGGTCATCTACGTCGGTGCCGCCTTCTACTTCCAGGACCGCCCACCAGCGGGGGTCAGCGTGGCCGGGGTGGAGATCGGGTCGCTCACCGAGGACGAGGCCCGCGCCGAGCTGACGCGCGAGTTCGCCGACCGCACGACGGAGCCGATCACGCTCACCCTGCGCCCCGACGGAGTCCCGGCGGAGGACGCCGAGCAGCTCGAGGTCGTCCCGGAGGACGCTGGGCTCTCGCTCGACCTCGACCGCACGCTGCGCGGGGTCACCGGGCTGTCCTTCCACCCCGCCCGGCTGTGGGACCACGTCGCGGGCGCCGACCGTGACCTGCCGCTCTACGGCGCCGTCGACCGTGCGGCACTGAAGGCCCAGGTCACCCGGCTCGCCGAGGACTACGACACCGAGCCGGTGGACGGCGAGCTCGCCCTCACGGCGGACGGCGTCGAGGTCGCACAGGCCCGCGACGGGCGGACGCTGGAGGTCGCCCCGACCGTCGAAGAGCTCGAGCAGGCCTGGGTCGAGCAGGTCTGGGACGACGAGGACCTCGAGAGCCGCACCCTGCCCGCGGTCGCCACCGGGCAGCGCCCCGACCTGACCTCCGAGGAGATCGACCGGTTCACCGCCGAGGTCCTCGACCCGGCCCTCGACGCCCCGGTGGTCGTCGAGGCCACCCGTGGCGATGGCGACGGGGAGCGGGAGGCGACCGCCGAGCTGGCCCGTCGCGACCTGCTCGGGCTCCTGAGCGTCGAGCAGAGCGAGGGCGCCCTCTCCCTCGTCATCGACGAGGAGGCCACCCTGGCGCGGATCCGCCAGGACCTGGGTCGGCTGGAGCGTGGCCCGCGGGACGCCAGCGTGCGCCTCGCCGGCTCCTCGGTCGAGGTGGTCCGGGGCCAGGTCGGCTACGCCCTGGCCGAGGACGGCCTGGTCGACGCTGTCGAGGCGGCGCTGCAGGAGACCGGGGAGGGGCGGACCGTGGCGGCGACGATCGACACCGTCCGACCCCAGATCTCCAACGAGACCGCCCGCGGGTGGAGCTTCTCGGAGATGTCCTCCTTCGTCTCCCAGTTCCCCAGCGGCCCGGACTACGAGGCGCGCACGGCCAACCTGCGGGCCGGCGTCACCAACGTCAACGGCACGGTCGTCATGCCGGGGGAGCAGTTCAGCCTCGGCGCCGCGCTCGGGGAGATCAGCGAGGAGGCGGGGTATGCCGAGGCTCCCGTCATCGTCGACGGGCAGCTGGTCATGGGCCTGGGCGGGGGGCTGTCGCAGATCTCCACGGTCGTCTTCAACGCCTCGTGGTTCGCCGGCGTCCAGCTGGACGCGCACACCACCCACACGTTCTACATCCCGCGCTACCCGGCCGGGCGCGAGGCGACCCTCGCCATCCCCTACATCGACAACCTCTGGACCAACGACACGGACACCCCGGTGGTCGTGCGCACGTGGATCAGCGGCGACGAGATCCACATGGTCTTCCTCGGGGACCGGCGCTACACCGTGCGCACCATCGACGGGGAGCGGCAGAACATCACCGAGGGGGAGCGCCGCGAGGACGACGGCGAGGAGTGCGTCACCCAGGCCCCCGAGGACGGATTCACGATCCGCAACATCCGGGTCCTGCTCCAGGGCGGTGAGGAGGTCCGCCGCGACGACTTCACCACGACCTACGAGCCGGCCGACGAGATCGTGTGCACCAACCCCTCGGCGCCGGGTCGCTGA
- the sigE gene encoding RNA polymerase sigma factor SigE, giving the protein MSTSDWVPPSWEDIVREHSPRVYRLAYRLTGDPHEAEDLTQDVFVRVFRSLDSFRPGTFEGWLHRITTNLFLDKVRRRQRIRFDALTDELSARLPLRATGTDPEQVYAMTHLDGEIQDALNALPPQFRAAVVLSDIEGYSYEEVAQTLGIKMGTVRSRIHRGRALLRQSLAHRRPTPGARASGAGLGRPAAAMG; this is encoded by the coding sequence ATGTCGACGTCGGACTGGGTCCCTCCCAGCTGGGAGGACATCGTGCGCGAGCACTCGCCCCGGGTCTATCGGCTGGCCTACCGGCTGACCGGCGACCCGCACGAGGCGGAGGACCTCACGCAGGATGTCTTCGTTCGCGTGTTCCGCTCCCTCGACTCCTTCCGCCCCGGCACCTTCGAGGGGTGGCTGCACCGCATCACCACCAACCTCTTCCTGGACAAGGTGCGGCGGCGTCAGCGCATCCGCTTCGACGCCCTCACCGATGAGCTGTCGGCCCGGTTGCCGCTGCGTGCGACGGGCACGGATCCCGAGCAGGTCTACGCCATGACCCACCTCGACGGGGAGATCCAGGACGCCCTCAACGCGCTGCCGCCGCAGTTCCGGGCTGCCGTGGTGCTCTCCGACATCGAGGGCTACTCCTATGAGGAGGTCGCCCAGACCCTGGGCATCAAGATGGGCACCGTGCGCTCCCGCATCCACCGCGGTCGCGCCCTGCTGCGGCAGTCGCTGGCCCACCGTCGGCCGACCCCGGGTGCTCGCGCGAGCGGCGCCGGCCTCGGCCGACCGGCCGCTGCGATGGGCTGA
- the mshB gene encoding N-acetyl-1-D-myo-inositol-2-amino-2-deoxy-alpha-D-glucopyranoside deacetylase — MSARPDLRDGLAGGRPVRLVAVHAHPDDETLATGLTLAHHVEAGDVVHVVTCTLGEEGEVITPAHADLEGRGEELAEHRRGELAAAMRRLGVQHHFLGGASPRWRDSGMAGSQAAGHPRAFAGADVEEAAGLLATQLAALEPDVVLTYDPWGGYGHPDHVQTHRVTVRAMELLAEAAGGTGAPPPRLYVVLTPTSWAQEDRRWLAEHVPDDVRSPAGGPARVPTADEPYPPGVVDDAVVTHTVEDPAALPRQRAALSEHPTQVTLHDGWFTLSNDVAARLPGREGYAAWPAAQDTLARLQGVPPA; from the coding sequence GTGTCGGCGCGACCCGACCTGCGTGACGGGCTGGCCGGTGGCCGGCCGGTGCGCCTGGTCGCGGTGCACGCGCACCCCGACGACGAGACCCTCGCGACCGGCCTGACCCTGGCCCACCACGTCGAGGCAGGTGACGTCGTGCACGTCGTCACCTGCACCCTCGGTGAGGAGGGCGAGGTCATCACCCCGGCGCACGCCGACCTGGAGGGTCGCGGCGAGGAGCTGGCCGAGCACCGGCGGGGCGAGCTGGCGGCGGCCATGCGCCGGCTGGGGGTTCAGCACCACTTCCTCGGTGGCGCGTCGCCCCGGTGGCGCGACAGCGGGATGGCCGGGTCGCAGGCCGCGGGGCACCCGCGGGCCTTCGCGGGGGCCGACGTCGAGGAGGCTGCCGGGCTCCTGGCGACGCAGCTGGCCGCCCTCGAGCCCGACGTCGTCCTCACCTACGACCCGTGGGGCGGCTACGGCCACCCCGACCACGTCCAGACGCACCGGGTGACCGTGCGCGCCATGGAGCTGCTCGCCGAGGCCGCGGGCGGGACGGGTGCGCCCCCACCGCGCCTCTACGTCGTCCTCACCCCGACGTCCTGGGCGCAGGAGGACCGTCGGTGGCTGGCCGAGCACGTCCCGGACGATGTGCGCAGCCCGGCCGGTGGCCCGGCGCGGGTGCCCACCGCCGACGAGCCCTACCCACCGGGCGTCGTGGACGACGCCGTCGTCACGCATACCGTCGAGGACCCTGCCGCGCTGCCCCGGCAGCGGGCGGCGCTGAGCGAGCACCCCACCCAGGTGACGCTGCACGACGGGTGGTTCACGCTCTCCAACGACGTGGCGGCCCGCCTCCCCGGACGCGAGGGGTATGCCGCCTGGCCGGCCGCCCAGGACACGCTCGCCCGGCTGCAGGGGGTGCCGCCGGCATGA
- the fdxA gene encoding ferredoxin, whose amino-acid sequence MTYVIAQPCVDLKDKACIEECPVDCIYEGERSLYIHPDECVDCGACEPVCPVEAIYYEDDVPEEWADYYKANVEFFDDLGSPGGAAKMGVIAKDHPIVAALPPQSHDE is encoded by the coding sequence ATGACCTACGTGATCGCCCAGCCCTGCGTAGACCTGAAGGACAAGGCCTGCATCGAGGAGTGCCCGGTCGACTGCATCTACGAGGGTGAACGCTCCCTCTACATCCACCCGGACGAGTGCGTGGACTGTGGTGCCTGCGAGCCGGTCTGCCCGGTCGAGGCGATCTACTACGAGGACGACGTCCCGGAGGAGTGGGCGGACTACTACAAGGCCAACGTCGAGTTCTTTGACGACCTGGGCAGCCCGGGTGGTGCCGCCAAGATGGGCGTCATCGCCAAGGACCACCCGATCGTCGCCGCGCTGCCGCCGCAGTCGCACGACGAGTGA
- a CDS encoding DivIVA domain-containing protein, with product MIILGVVSAVVVLGALLAWAVTRREVPGVPAGVDTQSARGLGAGPVGPHDVRALRFDQALRGYRMHQVDAALERLVEELAERDAEIDRLRGARPAAEHRATTAEGER from the coding sequence GTGATCATCCTCGGGGTCGTCTCCGCGGTGGTCGTCCTCGGCGCGCTGCTGGCGTGGGCGGTCACCCGCCGTGAGGTGCCCGGCGTGCCTGCCGGGGTCGACACGCAGTCCGCACGAGGGCTGGGGGCCGGGCCGGTGGGACCGCACGACGTCCGCGCGCTGCGCTTCGACCAGGCACTGCGGGGATATCGCATGCACCAGGTGGACGCCGCCCTGGAGCGGCTCGTGGAGGAACTGGCAGAACGGGACGCCGAGATCGACCGGCTCCGGGGGGCACGGCCCGCCGCGGAGCACCGCGCGACGACGGCCGAGGGGGAGCGATGA
- a CDS encoding O-methyltransferase: protein MAAPKASSVAYAEDFIAPHPVIESAQRRGEELGATPLGNGAGATLRLLAAAVQAAHVVEVGTGAGSSGLWLLQGMPRDGILTTIDSDPEHQRAAREAYAAAGIPPQRTRVISGDAAAVLGRLTDGAYDLVLVDADKDGYPVYVEAALRLLRPGGLLILDNMLWHDKVADPAARDETTTILRDLGKSLRDEDGLVPALLPVGDGLFVAVKR, encoded by the coding sequence ATGGCAGCACCCAAGGCATCCTCGGTCGCCTACGCCGAGGACTTCATCGCCCCCCATCCCGTCATCGAGTCGGCCCAGCGCCGCGGCGAGGAGCTCGGCGCGACCCCGCTCGGCAACGGGGCCGGCGCCACGCTGCGGCTGCTGGCCGCGGCCGTGCAGGCGGCGCACGTCGTGGAGGTCGGCACCGGCGCGGGGAGCTCAGGCCTGTGGCTGCTGCAGGGCATGCCGCGCGACGGCATCCTCACGACGATCGACAGCGACCCGGAGCACCAGCGCGCGGCCCGTGAGGCGTATGCCGCGGCCGGCATCCCCCCGCAGCGCACCCGCGTCATCAGCGGCGACGCGGCCGCGGTCCTCGGTCGCCTCACCGACGGCGCCTACGACCTCGTCCTCGTGGACGCCGACAAGGACGGCTACCCGGTCTACGTGGAAGCCGCCCTGCGGCTGCTGCGGCCGGGCGGGCTGCTCATCCTCGACAACATGCTGTGGCACGACAAGGTGGCCGACCCGGCCGCCCGCGACGAAACCACGACCATCCTGCGCGACCTCGGCAAGAGCCTGCGCGACGAGGACGGCCTCGTGCCGGCCCTGCTGCCCGTGGGGGACGGGCTCTTCGTCGCCGTCAAGCGATGA
- a CDS encoding DNA-3-methyladenine glycosylase I has protein sequence MNDVRQPDLTVGPDGVTRCGWPGIHHADYRDYHDREWGKPVHGEAALLERLCLEGFQTGLSWLVILRKRPGFRRAFADFDAEVVARYTEADVQRLLTDESIVRNRRKIEATVANARATLELREHGGLEELLWTHAPEPTPRPRVFADVPTQTTESELLAKRLRKVGFEQVGPTTLYAAMQACGLVDDHLVGCFRAGSSRSGARLPEMRATS, from the coding sequence ATGAACGACGTGCGACAGCCGGATCTCACGGTCGGTCCGGACGGGGTGACCCGGTGCGGGTGGCCCGGGATCCACCATGCGGACTACCGCGACTACCACGACCGTGAGTGGGGCAAGCCCGTGCACGGCGAGGCGGCGTTGCTGGAGCGGCTGTGCCTGGAGGGCTTCCAGACCGGGCTGTCCTGGCTGGTGATCCTGCGCAAGCGACCGGGCTTCCGCCGCGCTTTCGCCGACTTCGACGCCGAGGTCGTGGCCCGGTATACCGAGGCCGACGTGCAGCGGCTGCTCACCGACGAGTCCATCGTCCGCAACCGGCGCAAGATCGAGGCCACCGTCGCCAACGCCCGGGCGACCCTGGAGCTGCGCGAGCACGGCGGGCTCGAGGAGCTCCTGTGGACCCACGCTCCTGAGCCGACGCCGCGCCCCCGCGTCTTCGCCGACGTCCCCACCCAGACGACGGAGTCCGAGCTGCTCGCCAAGCGGCTGCGCAAGGTCGGCTTCGAGCAGGTGGGCCCCACGACGCTGTATGCCGCCATGCAGGCCTGCGGACTCGTCGATGACCATCTCGTCGGATGCTTCCGGGCGGGTTCCTCCCGGTCCGGGGCCCGGCTGCCGGAGATGCGCGCGACCTCATGA
- a CDS encoding flavin reductase family protein: MTEEHPDQVAPEPVDPAVYRLAMGRFASGVAVVTARLRGHDVALTVDSLTSVSLDPVLLLVSLHPEARVLEGLQEGSDLGVSVLTSTQRGVAEWLGETGRPLHDQLGRVAHHRGPATGTALVDQALATFECRPVDIREAGDHHLVLAEVLALEARPTDVHALVHYRGRLGELR, from the coding sequence ATGACCGAGGAGCACCCTGACCAGGTCGCCCCCGAGCCCGTGGATCCTGCCGTCTACCGCCTGGCGATGGGGCGTTTCGCGAGCGGTGTGGCGGTCGTCACGGCGCGGCTGCGCGGGCACGACGTCGCACTCACCGTCGACTCGCTGACCAGCGTCTCCCTGGACCCGGTGCTGCTCCTGGTGAGCCTGCACCCGGAGGCGCGGGTGCTGGAAGGGCTGCAGGAGGGGTCCGACCTCGGGGTGAGCGTGCTCACCTCGACCCAGCGGGGGGTCGCCGAGTGGCTCGGCGAGACCGGCCGCCCCCTGCACGACCAGCTGGGGCGGGTGGCCCATCACCGGGGTCCCGCGACGGGGACGGCCCTGGTGGACCAGGCGCTGGCGACCTTCGAGTGCCGGCCCGTGGACATCCGGGAGGCGGGGGACCACCACCTGGTGCTGGCCGAGGTGCTGGCCCTGGAGGCGCGCCCGACCGACGTCCACGCCCTCGTGCACTACCGTGGACGGCTGGGTGAGCTGCGGTGA